A window of Actinopolymorpha sp. NPDC004070 contains these coding sequences:
- a CDS encoding glycoside hydrolase family 2 protein produces MSQWRELHEGWTLRVVGEAEGVPPEVANATVPATVPGSVHTDLLAAGLIPDPYLDRNEYDLGWIGRADWRYTTSFEWTPDGSDRVDLVCDGLDTVATVSLNGQEIATTQNMHRSYRFDVAGALREGRNELVVTFASAQRYAEQLRDKLGDLPGPNSATPEPFNFIRKMACNFGWDWGPVLVTAGIWKPIRLHSWSGARLARVRPVVDVDLGGDRAVASGGRVRVLADIEYAAPAAGDRAEGGVKSGLTLTASVAGSQAEVEVPAGAAGAELELSVESPRLWWPHGHGEQPLYDLAVELSGAEGSLDGWSRRVGFRQVELDTTPDGPGETGEEQDGSAFTIVVNGVPVFARGANWIPDDCFPSRVDAARYRARLQQSKDAHIDLLRVWGGGLYEQDAFYDAADELGILVWQDFLFACASYPEESPIAEEVEAEARENVARLMPHPSLVLWNGNNENIWAWFDWGWQPKVGDRTWGEGYYLDLLPRVVGETDPSRPYWPGSPYSGSMDRHPNVDEHGCKHVWDVWNQVDYSVYRNYVPRFVAEFGWQGPPTWSTLTRAVHDEPLAADSPGVLSHQKATDGNAKLARGLAPHFPEPGNVEDWHWFTQLNQARALTVGIEHYRSHRGRCMGTVVWQINDCWPVTSWAAVDGDARPKPLWYALRKVYDPRLVTVQPRPEGLTAYLVNEGLTGGGAAGDAGVWEADVSVERRTFSGEVLANWSTSVSVDPAATASVRVPVDVAATTDPSTEYLLVTAGDRRTTWFFAADKDLAYPAPDWDVEVNADGPVTRVTVSARTLVRDLALFADRLDPAASVDDMLVTLLPGESHTFEITGLTRPVDVAEVSGRPVLRCANDTVAAGR; encoded by the coding sequence ATGAGTCAGTGGCGAGAGCTGCACGAGGGTTGGACGCTGCGGGTGGTGGGGGAGGCCGAGGGTGTTCCGCCCGAGGTCGCGAACGCGACGGTGCCGGCAACGGTGCCAGGCAGTGTGCACACCGACCTGCTGGCGGCGGGCCTGATCCCGGACCCCTACCTGGACCGCAACGAGTACGACCTGGGCTGGATCGGCCGCGCCGACTGGCGCTACACCACCTCCTTCGAGTGGACGCCGGACGGCTCGGACCGCGTCGACCTGGTCTGCGACGGGCTGGACACCGTGGCCACGGTGTCGCTGAACGGGCAGGAGATCGCCACCACCCAGAACATGCACCGCTCCTACCGGTTCGACGTCGCCGGCGCGCTGCGCGAGGGCCGCAACGAGCTCGTGGTGACGTTCGCGTCGGCACAGCGGTACGCCGAGCAGCTGCGGGACAAGCTCGGCGACCTGCCCGGACCCAACTCCGCCACCCCCGAGCCGTTCAACTTCATCCGCAAGATGGCCTGCAACTTCGGCTGGGACTGGGGCCCGGTGCTGGTCACCGCGGGCATCTGGAAGCCGATCCGCCTGCACAGCTGGAGCGGCGCCCGGCTCGCCAGGGTCCGTCCCGTGGTGGACGTCGACCTCGGTGGCGACCGCGCCGTCGCGAGCGGCGGCCGGGTCCGCGTACTCGCCGACATCGAGTACGCCGCGCCCGCGGCCGGCGATCGCGCCGAAGGCGGTGTCAAGTCCGGCCTGACGCTGACCGCGAGCGTGGCCGGATCCCAGGCAGAGGTGGAGGTTCCGGCCGGTGCCGCCGGCGCCGAGCTGGAGCTGAGCGTCGAGAGCCCCCGGCTGTGGTGGCCGCACGGGCACGGCGAGCAGCCGCTGTACGACCTGGCGGTCGAGCTGTCCGGCGCCGAAGGGAGTCTGGACGGCTGGTCGCGCCGCGTCGGCTTCCGTCAGGTGGAGCTTGACACCACACCGGACGGCCCCGGTGAAACCGGTGAGGAGCAGGACGGTTCGGCGTTCACCATCGTGGTCAACGGCGTGCCCGTCTTCGCCCGCGGCGCCAACTGGATCCCCGACGACTGCTTCCCGTCCCGCGTCGACGCCGCCCGCTACCGCGCTCGGCTGCAGCAGTCCAAGGATGCCCACATCGACCTGCTGCGGGTGTGGGGCGGCGGCCTGTACGAGCAGGACGCCTTCTACGACGCGGCCGACGAGCTCGGCATCCTCGTCTGGCAGGACTTTCTCTTCGCCTGCGCGTCCTACCCGGAGGAGTCGCCGATCGCGGAGGAGGTCGAGGCCGAGGCCCGCGAGAACGTCGCCCGGCTGATGCCGCACCCGAGCCTGGTGCTGTGGAACGGCAACAACGAGAACATCTGGGCGTGGTTCGACTGGGGCTGGCAGCCCAAGGTCGGTGACCGCACCTGGGGCGAGGGCTACTACCTGGACCTGCTGCCGCGGGTGGTGGGGGAGACCGACCCGAGCCGGCCGTACTGGCCGGGCAGCCCTTACTCCGGCTCGATGGACCGCCACCCCAACGTCGACGAGCACGGGTGCAAGCACGTCTGGGACGTGTGGAACCAGGTCGACTACTCCGTCTACCGCAACTACGTCCCGAGGTTCGTGGCCGAGTTCGGCTGGCAGGGCCCGCCCACCTGGTCCACGCTGACCCGAGCGGTGCACGACGAGCCGCTGGCGGCCGACTCACCCGGCGTACTCAGCCACCAGAAGGCCACCGACGGCAACGCCAAGCTCGCCCGCGGCCTCGCACCGCACTTCCCCGAGCCGGGCAACGTCGAGGACTGGCACTGGTTCACCCAGCTCAACCAGGCCCGTGCGCTCACCGTCGGCATCGAGCACTACCGCTCGCACCGGGGCCGCTGCATGGGCACGGTCGTGTGGCAGATCAACGACTGCTGGCCGGTGACCTCCTGGGCGGCCGTCGACGGCGACGCCCGGCCGAAGCCGTTGTGGTACGCGCTGCGCAAGGTGTACGACCCGCGGCTGGTCACCGTCCAGCCCCGCCCCGAGGGCCTCACGGCGTACCTTGTCAACGAGGGATTGACAGGCGGTGGCGCCGCCGGTGACGCAGGGGTGTGGGAGGCCGACGTCTCGGTCGAACGCCGTACCTTCAGCGGCGAGGTCCTCGCCAACTGGTCCACCTCGGTGAGCGTGGATCCGGCCGCGACCGCGTCGGTGCGGGTGCCGGTCGACGTGGCCGCCACGACCGACCCGTCCACGGAGTACCTCCTGGTCACCGCGGGGGACCGGCGGACGACGTGGTTCTTCGCCGCCGACAAGGACCTGGCCTACCCCGCACCCGACTGGGACGTCGAGGTGAACGCCGACGGCCCGGTGACCAGGGTCACCGTGTCGGCGCGCACGCTGGTGCGTGATCTTGCGCTGTTCGCCGACCGGCTGGACCCGGCCGCGAGCGTGGACGACATGCTGGTCACGCTGCTGCCGGGGGAGTCGCACACGTTCGAGATCACCGGGCTGACCAGGCCGGTGGACGTGGCGGAGGTCAGCGGCCGGCCCGTGCTGCGCTGCGCCAACGACACCGTGGCGGCCGGTCGCTGA